The sequence below is a genomic window from Acetobacter vaccinii.
AGCCGTCCGCAAGATGCTTGCGTTGCCCACACTGTTCAATCTTGTCGGGCCACTGGTCAACCCGGCCGGGGTCAAGCGCCAGTTGATTGGTGTGTTTTCCCCCCGCTGGCTGGAGCCGATTGTCGATGTGCTCCGCACTCTTGGTTCTGAACGGGTCTGGGCTGTCTGCGGCCAGCCCCGCGACGGCAAAACCGGCATTGATGAAATTACCCTGGCAGGGCCAACTCTGGCAGTTGCTTTGGAACAGGGCCAAACCTGCCAGTTTGTTATAGAACCGGAGATGGCAGGACTTGCATACGCGCCGGTCAGTGCCATAAAAGGGAAAGACGCACACCACAATGCAGCCACGCTTGATGCGCTGCTGCATGGGGCTGCCGGACCCTACCGGGATACGGTTCTGCTAAACGCAGCCTGTGCCCTCCACATTGCGGGGAGGGTCAGCATTTTGCGCAACGGGCATATTGACCCGACAGCCCTGCAGGAAAGCGTGGCTCAGGCCGCCTTTTCGCTCGATAGCGGTGCCGCTCTTGCGGTGCTGAATGGTTTACGCTCGTCATCAGCGATGCACACGCCTGAGACATGACAGGATAATCATGACCGACACCCCCACCAGTCCCACGGTTGCACCTACCACCTGCAGCACAGAACATGGCCCCGACGGCCTGCCCGATGTTCTGGCGCGAATCTGTGCCCGCACACGGCTGGAAGTGGAGCATCGTTCCACGCTACTGTCCCTCAAGGACATCACTGCCAAGGCCCAGGAAAGCAAAGAGGCTCCCCGTGGCTTTGGACGCACCCTGAAAGAAAAGGCCGCCGACCGGAAAGTCGGTCTGATTGCTGAGATCAAAAAGGCCTCTCCCTCCGCCGGAATCCTGCAGGAACATTATGATCCCGCGCAGATTGCCAAAGCCTACGAGCAGGCGGGCGCTGCGTGCCTGTCGGTGCTGACAGAAAGCTCCTGCTTTCATGGCTCCAACGATGATCTGATCACAGCGCGGAATGCGACCTCCCTGCCAGTCCTGCGCAAGGACTTCATCCTTGATCCGTGGCAGGTTTATGAAAGCCGGATGATCGGTGCGGATTGTATCCTCCTGATCATGGCCATCCTGTCAGATGAAATGGCGCTGGAACTGGTAGATCACGCCAAAGGGCTGGATATCGACGTTCTGGTAGAAGTGCATGATGAGGAGGAACTCAATCGCGCTCTGGCGCTGGATACCTTCCTGATCGGCATCAACAACCGTAACCTGAAAACGCTGGCAACCGACATTACGACAACCAACAGGCTTGCGCCGTTGGTGCCGCCTGACCGGATTATTGTCTCCGAAAGCGGGATCAAGACCCATGCCGAGGTCGCCCAGCTTTCAGGAATCGGTGTGACCGGCTTTCTGGTAGGGGAATCTCTGCTGCGTCAAGCTGATCCCGGTGATGCAGCCCGCAAGCTGCTTTCCCCCGACGGTAACTGACCTTTCGGGCCTGATAGACTAATGTCAGGCCCGAAATTTTTTCCTCTGCCATGAAGGCCCAGAACTCATTGAAAAACAGTGTGTTTTCGGGCTCACTCTTGGCTTCCCCGACTCTGTCATTCCGCTTAAACAACAGATGCCCTGCACGGGCCTGACGGTTCAGGCACAAAGCGGGATGACAAAAACGCGACGCGCTTCTTTGTTACAACAAAGTACGCAACTGGCATGCAAAAAGGGACGTTGAGTGTTGCGTTCAGAGCAATGCAGCCCCAGATGCTCCACCGCAGGAGAAAGACGACACCTAGGACATCACGTATCGCTACCATCAGACTGCTGAACCAAAACGGGGAATAGCCCGGAAACCAGAAACTATAAGAATAAAAATCCAACAGGATTCCGAGTATTTAAAATTATAAAAATAACATCTCTGTTCACCCACTAGATAGGCAGCGGTCAGATTGAAAATATGATGAATAACAGGGGTTTTATGTATGAAAACAAAAGACACACAGGTTGAAAAACCCACAAGCAACGGCCCGTCCCTGACCCGCGAAGAATTTCTGAGCGCCTATCACGACATGCTGCTGATCCGCCGTTTTGAAGAAAAAACCGGCCAGCTTTATGGGATGAACCTGATTGGTGGCTTCTGCCACCTGTATATCGGCCAGGAAGCCGTGGTAACCGGCATCCAGATGAACCTGCGTGAGGGCGACAAGCTCATCACCTCCTACCGTGACCACGGGCAGATGCTGGCCGCAGGCATGGACCCGCGCGGGGTGATGGCTGAGTTGACCGGCCGCGCCACCGGGTATTCCCGCGGCAAGGGCGGGTCCATGCATATGTTCTCCCGCGAAAAGAACTTTTATGGCGGGCACGGCATTGTCGGCGCACAGGTAGCTCTTGGCATCGGCCTTGCGTTTGCCAACCAGTACCGTGGCACTGATGAAGTGGCTGTGACCTATTTTGGTGATGGGGCCAGCAACCAGGGTCAGGTGTACGAAAGCTACAATCTGGCCGCGCTGCACAAGCTGCCGTGTATTTTCGTGATCGAAAACAACAAATACGGCATGGGCACATCCATCGAGCGCGCCTCCGCCTCTCACGAACTGTACAAGAACGGTGCCCCCTGGGGCATTCCGGGCCTGCGGGTTGATGGCATGGACGTTGCCGCCGTGCACGCTGCCGCAGCAGAAGCCGTGGCCCATTGCCGGGCAGGGAAGGGACCATACCTGCTGGAAATGATGACCTACCGCTACCGTGGGCACTCCATGTCCGACCCGGCAAAATACCGGAGCCGTGAGGAAGTCGATCAGGTCCGCAAGCTGCACGACCCCATTGAGCATGTCCGGCATATCCTGCTGGATGCAGGCGTGGAGGAAAGCACCCTCAAGGACATCGACAGCAAGATCAAAGCGGTTGTCAACGATGCGGCGGAGTTTGCCCAGACCAGTCCCGAGCCGGACCCCGCAGAACTTTATACGGACATTGTGCTGGAGGCGTGATTACTGATGGCTACTGAAATTCTGATGCCAGC
It includes:
- the trpD gene encoding anthranilate phosphoribosyltransferase; this encodes MTAQPQHSAPDAYDPTRLTATLLKLADRHDLDVGEAEAAFGAIMDGAVPPEHIAAFLMALRVKGETRDELLGAVTALRARMHPVPAMPEDTLDVCGTGGDHYGTLNVSTAVAFVLAGLGVPVAKHGNRAVSSRSGASDVLTALGVPLSPGAETHAAWMRDYRAIFLAAPHHHPAMRHAAAVRKMLALPTLFNLVGPLVNPAGVKRQLIGVFSPRWLEPIVDVLRTLGSERVWAVCGQPRDGKTGIDEITLAGPTLAVALEQGQTCQFVIEPEMAGLAYAPVSAIKGKDAHHNAATLDALLHGAAGPYRDTVLLNAACALHIAGRVSILRNGHIDPTALQESVAQAAFSLDSGAALAVLNGLRSSSAMHTPET
- the trpC gene encoding indole-3-glycerol phosphate synthase TrpC, which produces MTDTPTSPTVAPTTCSTEHGPDGLPDVLARICARTRLEVEHRSTLLSLKDITAKAQESKEAPRGFGRTLKEKAADRKVGLIAEIKKASPSAGILQEHYDPAQIAKAYEQAGAACLSVLTESSCFHGSNDDLITARNATSLPVLRKDFILDPWQVYESRMIGADCILLIMAILSDEMALELVDHAKGLDIDVLVEVHDEEELNRALALDTFLIGINNRNLKTLATDITTTNRLAPLVPPDRIIVSESGIKTHAEVAQLSGIGVTGFLVGESLLRQADPGDAARKLLSPDGN
- the pdhA gene encoding pyruvate dehydrogenase (acetyl-transferring) E1 component subunit alpha, whose amino-acid sequence is MKTKDTQVEKPTSNGPSLTREEFLSAYHDMLLIRRFEEKTGQLYGMNLIGGFCHLYIGQEAVVTGIQMNLREGDKLITSYRDHGQMLAAGMDPRGVMAELTGRATGYSRGKGGSMHMFSREKNFYGGHGIVGAQVALGIGLAFANQYRGTDEVAVTYFGDGASNQGQVYESYNLAALHKLPCIFVIENNKYGMGTSIERASASHELYKNGAPWGIPGLRVDGMDVAAVHAAAAEAVAHCRAGKGPYLLEMMTYRYRGHSMSDPAKYRSREEVDQVRKLHDPIEHVRHILLDAGVEESTLKDIDSKIKAVVNDAAEFAQTSPEPDPAELYTDIVLEA